The following coding sequences lie in one Lolium rigidum isolate FL_2022 unplaced genomic scaffold, APGP_CSIRO_Lrig_0.1 contig_14805_1, whole genome shotgun sequence genomic window:
- the LOC124680382 gene encoding uncharacterized protein LOC124680382, which produces MTDSGVHLRPLPPSVPTVQGGSHGARGCQSTTAPVQADDLLDGNWILLRTTSSPWIAAQEVGEKLARGGGCRQGRRGAAVRRRAAMTSFKVWIRRYGQAYAVLFFVHGQLRRERVKEWGVKTMGMIG; this is translated from the exons ATGACGGACTCTGGTGTACACCTTCGTCCTTTGCCTCCGAGCGTTCCCACCGTTCAAGGGGGAAGTCATGGAGCTCGAGGCTGCCAATCCACCACCGCGCCCGTCCAGGCGGATGACCTCCTCGATGGAAACTGGATCCTCCT GAGGACGACGAGCTCGCCGTGGATAGCCGCACAGGAGGTTGGAGAGAAGCTCGCCCGTGGAGGAGGATGTCGACAAGGACGACGGGGAGCGGCGGTGCGCAGAAGAGCAGCAATGACGAGTTTCAAGGTTTGGATCCGGCGCTACGGCCAGGCATACGCTGTGCTCTTCTTCGTCCATGGTCAGCTGAGGAGAGAAAGAGTGAAGGAGTGGGGAGTCAAGACGATGGGCATGATAGGATAA